The Pirellulimonas nuda genome includes a region encoding these proteins:
- the folK gene encoding 2-amino-4-hydroxy-6-hydroxymethyldihydropteridine diphosphokinase: MKTDCLIGMGANLGDRVAAIEGACSELASVASDGVVRAGAWRTTAPIGGPAGQEPFLNGAVRLTTEIDAAELHDLLASIEEASGRQRRTRWGARTLDLDLLLFGDLVLQTPRLTVPHPRMSYRPFVLAPAAEAAPDMRHPLLGCRIDELWNTLQHGADHVLLLGESQAARRVERLLGERHPSLSIERDAAGPLPRLVIDARGPGAPGPVTPAPTLWLSDADAAHFDADLLAAVACVWPDAAP; encoded by the coding sequence TTGAAGACCGACTGCCTGATCGGCATGGGCGCCAACCTGGGGGACCGCGTCGCCGCGATTGAGGGCGCGTGCAGCGAGCTAGCGTCGGTCGCCTCGGACGGCGTGGTGCGCGCCGGCGCCTGGCGGACCACGGCGCCCATCGGCGGGCCGGCCGGGCAAGAGCCCTTCCTCAACGGCGCCGTGAGGCTGACGACCGAGATCGACGCGGCCGAGCTGCACGACCTGCTCGCCTCGATCGAAGAGGCCAGCGGGCGGCAGCGACGCACGCGTTGGGGCGCGCGCACGCTGGACCTCGACCTGCTGCTGTTTGGCGACCTCGTGCTCCAAACCCCCAGGCTTACCGTGCCGCACCCGCGGATGAGCTACAGGCCGTTCGTGCTGGCGCCGGCCGCCGAGGCGGCCCCCGACATGCGGCACCCGCTGCTGGGCTGCCGGATCGACGAGCTCTGGAACACCCTCCAGCACGGCGCCGATCACGTGCTCCTGCTGGGCGAAAGCCAAGCCGCCCGCCGCGTAGAGCGGCTGCTGGGCGAGCGCCATCCGTCTCTATCCATTGAGCGCGACGCGGCCGGCCCGCTGCCCAGGCTGGTGATCGACGCACGCGGGCCGGGGGCCCCCGGCCCGGTCACGCCGGCGCCGACGCTGTGGCTCAGTGACGCCGACGCGGCGCACTTCGACGCCGACCTGCTGGCCGCCGTCGCCTGCGTTTGGCCCGACGCGGCGCCCTAG
- the hemE gene encoding uroporphyrinogen decarboxylase translates to MPSEKPTFQGLRVLALESRRSADMARMIERLGGQAINAPSMRETSVDDPRPAVEFAHRLLAGQIDALILLTGVGVQKFVEQAAPHVGRERLVNAMSDVPIVARGPKPTMALKALGIKPTHQAPEPNTWRELLTLLDQKMPVANMTVGLQEYGVTNPSLVAGLEARGARVDRLCVYRWELPEDTGPLEQAVRLIAEGGVDVVMFTSAQQINNLLEVADRSDLGPAVRKGMQRMVVASIGPTTSERLEEEGLPIDLEASPPKMGTLVVLAAEKSHGLITQKRGAAPSIRTPAPSATTPAPAAAGGQSLFLRACRREPTERTPVWLMRQAGRYMPEYRAVRSKLSFLELCKNPRLCSEVMCTAVDYLGVDAAIIFSDLLPILEPMGLKLEFAPGDGPVIHNPVRTAADVDRVLALQNIDALDYVVETVRQTRADLPADMPLIGFAGAPFTLASYAIEGGSSRTYLHSKTLMLRDEGAWRALLEKLADSAALYLNAQIAAGAEAVQVFDSWVGCLGPEDYRRYVLPATQRLLSQIDSSAVVIHFGAGNPALLPLLAEAGGDVIGVDWRIDLARAWEMVGPQRAVQGNLDPAVLLADPSVLRERVRSVIDQAAGRPGHVFNLGHGILQQTPPENARALVAMVKELSARG, encoded by the coding sequence ATGCCGAGCGAGAAACCAACCTTCCAAGGCCTCCGCGTGCTCGCGCTGGAGAGCCGCCGCAGCGCCGACATGGCGCGCATGATCGAGCGATTGGGGGGCCAAGCGATCAACGCGCCGTCGATGCGCGAGACTTCCGTTGACGACCCACGCCCCGCCGTCGAGTTCGCCCACCGACTGCTGGCCGGGCAGATCGACGCGCTGATCCTGCTGACCGGCGTCGGCGTGCAGAAGTTTGTCGAGCAGGCGGCGCCGCACGTCGGGCGCGAGCGGCTGGTGAACGCGATGTCCGACGTGCCGATCGTCGCCCGCGGCCCCAAGCCGACGATGGCGCTCAAGGCGCTCGGCATTAAACCAACGCACCAGGCGCCGGAGCCCAACACCTGGCGCGAGCTGCTCACGCTGCTCGATCAGAAGATGCCGGTCGCCAACATGACCGTCGGGCTGCAAGAGTACGGCGTCACCAACCCGAGCCTCGTCGCCGGGCTCGAGGCCCGCGGCGCCAGGGTCGACCGGCTGTGCGTCTACCGCTGGGAGCTCCCCGAAGACACCGGCCCGCTCGAGCAGGCCGTGCGGTTGATCGCCGAGGGAGGGGTCGACGTGGTGATGTTCACCTCCGCCCAACAGATCAACAACCTGCTCGAAGTGGCCGATCGCAGCGACCTGGGCCCCGCCGTGCGGAAGGGGATGCAGCGGATGGTGGTCGCCTCGATCGGCCCCACCACCAGCGAACGCCTCGAAGAAGAGGGGCTGCCGATCGACCTCGAGGCCTCCCCGCCGAAGATGGGGACGCTGGTTGTGCTAGCGGCAGAGAAGTCCCACGGGCTCATCACGCAGAAGCGGGGCGCGGCCCCCTCGATCCGGACGCCGGCCCCTAGCGCTACGACTCCGGCTCCCGCCGCCGCGGGGGGGCAGAGCCTGTTCCTCCGTGCGTGCCGCCGCGAGCCGACGGAGCGGACGCCGGTGTGGCTGATGCGCCAGGCGGGTCGCTACATGCCAGAGTACCGCGCGGTGCGCAGCAAGCTGTCGTTCCTCGAGCTCTGCAAGAACCCCAGGCTCTGCAGCGAGGTGATGTGCACCGCGGTCGACTACCTGGGGGTCGACGCCGCGATCATCTTCTCCGACCTGCTGCCGATCCTCGAGCCGATGGGGCTCAAGCTGGAGTTCGCGCCGGGCGACGGTCCGGTGATCCACAACCCGGTGCGAACCGCGGCGGACGTCGACCGCGTGCTCGCGTTGCAGAACATCGACGCGCTCGATTACGTCGTTGAGACGGTCCGCCAGACCCGCGCCGACCTGCCGGCAGACATGCCATTGATCGGCTTCGCGGGCGCGCCGTTTACGCTGGCCAGCTACGCGATCGAGGGGGGCTCGTCGCGCACCTACCTGCATTCCAAGACGCTGATGCTGCGCGACGAGGGCGCCTGGCGCGCGCTGCTAGAAAAGCTCGCGGACTCCGCGGCGCTCTACCTCAACGCGCAGATCGCCGCGGGCGCCGAGGCGGTGCAGGTGTTCGATAGCTGGGTCGGCTGCTTGGGCCCGGAAGACTACCGCCGCTACGTGCTCCCCGCCACGCAGCGGCTGCTGTCACAAATCGATTCTTCCGCGGTCGTGATCCACTTCGGCGCCGGCAACCCCGCGTTGCTGCCGCTGCTGGCCGAGGCCGGGGGGGACGTGATCGGCGTCGACTGGCGGATCGACCTGGCGCGTGCGTGGGAGATGGTCGGCCCCCAGCGGGCGGTGCAGGGCAACCTCGACCCCGCGGTGCTGCTGGCGGACCCATCGGTGCTGCGCGAGCGCGTGCGGTCGGTCATCGACCAAGCCGCGGGCCGCCCCGGGCACGTCTTCAACCTGGGGCACGGCATCCTGCAGCAGACTCCGCCGGAGAACGCGCGGGCGTTGGTGGCGATGGTGAAGGAGCTGAGCGCGCGGGGCTAG
- a CDS encoding type II toxin-antitoxin system RelE/ParE family toxin — protein sequence MRHRVSLTHEARSNLIRTAQWWSEHRDADQAWRWLEGFEAAINGLQRHPQRQPLSIESDKFDGGLRQLNFGLGGRPTHRAVFRIVGEVVEVIAIRHLAQQELSPDDFPTSAS from the coding sequence GTGAGGCATCGCGTCTCGCTTACCCACGAAGCCAGGTCTAATCTGATACGTACCGCCCAGTGGTGGTCCGAACACCGAGACGCGGACCAAGCGTGGCGGTGGCTAGAAGGGTTCGAAGCAGCCATCAACGGCCTGCAGCGCCATCCACAGCGCCAGCCGCTATCGATTGAGTCGGACAAGTTCGATGGTGGGCTGCGTCAACTCAATTTCGGACTCGGCGGCCGCCCAACCCACCGCGCAGTTTTTCGCATCGTGGGAGAAGTCGTCGAGGTGATCGCGATTCGACACCTGGCGCAGCAAGAACTTTCGCCAGACGACTTTCCAACCTCTGCGAGCTGA